The nucleotide sequence TGGCGGTGCTGGCGACGAACTTCTTCTTCAGGAGAAAAGACATTGTTTGATCTGGATACGGGCTTTTACGTCCTTTTCTTTGTTTTGGGTGCGATTTTTGGAAGTTTCGGCAATGTCGTGATCTATCGCCTGCCGCGCGAGGAAAGTGTCGTCAAGCCTCGCAGCTACTGCTACAGCTGCAAAACCCAGATCAAATGGTATGACAATATCCCTATCTTGAGCTGGTTCATTCTTCGCGGTAAATGCCGTAAGTGCCACGCCAAGTTTTCTTTCCGCTACCCGCTGGTGGAAATCATCATGGCCGTGCTGTTTGCGCTTTGTTATCACTATGCAGGTCTGACTTGGACGCTGCTTGAATATCTGATCTTTATTTTTGGACTTGTTGTCTGCACGTTTATCGATCTGGATCACATGATTTTGCCGGATGAATTCACTCTTTCCGGGATTGTCATTGGACTGGTTGGCGCCGCTTTGAATCCTCAGCGTGAGTTCCTGGATGCCCTGTTCGGTGTGTTGATGGGCGGGGGCTTCCTTTGGGGGATGGCTTACGTCTATTATATGTTCACGAAAAACGAAGGCATGGGCGGAGGCGATATCAAGCTTCTGGCTTGGATTGGTGCCATTGTCGGCTGGAAAGCCATTCCGTTTGTGATCATGACCTCGGCAATTGTGGGCAGTGTGATCGGTTTGATCGCTGCCAGAAAGCAGAAGGCTGGACTAAAGACTGTGATTCCGTTCGGTCCTTACCTGGCTTTGGGGGCGGTGATTTACCTGTTTGGCGGTGAAGTCATTGCCCTTTGGTACCTTGGATTGTTCCTTCCCGCTGTCTGATTTGACAGCAAGACCTTCGCCCCGGGGCTGGACCTTTTGTTTTCAGCCTCGACCCTTGTTTGACATTCCCCACCCAAGCAGAAATAATTTTAGTATATCAGACTTGGGTCCTAAAGACGTAAGTCTTTGAAAAGACATCTGAGTGGTACAACTGGGGAAGCAGCGTAAGCATGTTTTTTAAATCGAAAAAGGTCATAGGACTCGACATTGGATCGAGCTCCATCAAGCTTGCTGAAATGGACGTCAGTGGCAAGGGCGCCCAGCTTCTCTCTTTTGGTTTTGCACCAACGCCTCCCAATGCCGTGTCCGGTGGGGAGATCGTGGATATCGCCTCCGTCGGTATCGCCATACAGCAGTTGATCAACGAAGTAAAAACCAAGCGTAAATCCATTTCAACAGCCATGTGGGGAACTGCCGTGATCGTGAAAAAGATCACCATTCCCAAGATGGATCGCAAGCTTATCAAAGATCAGATTCGTTTCGAGGCCGAGCAGTACATCCCGTTTGATATCAATAATATCAGCCTGGCCCACCACATTCTGAACTCCAGCGCATCCCCGGATGCCATGGACATTCTTCTGATTGCGGCCCAGAACGAACTTGTAACTCAGTACACTCAAGTCATTGAGGTCAGTGGCCTGACTTGCGGCGTATTGGACGTTTCTGGCTTTGCTTTGGCCAATGCGTTTGAACTCAATTACGGAAAAATCCCGGGCGAAGTGATCGGCATCCTGAATTTCGGAGCTTCGATCACAAACTTCGTGGTTCTGCAAAACGGCGAAGTGATCTTCTGCCGTGATATCCCTGTCGGCGGCGCCAACTACACCAATGAAATCCACAAAGCGATGGGTGTGACCGTGGCGGAAGCCGAAGCCCTGAAACTCAGTGCGATTTCCCGCCGTGAAGTTCCCGACGAAGTTCACAGCATCATCAGCGCCACCAATGAGGCCGTGACTGAAGAAATCCGCAGCAGTTTGGATTTCTTAAGCGCCACTACAAATGGTCTGGTTCTAAGCCGTTGTTTCTACACGGGGGGAAGTTCTGCGACCTCCGGGCTGGTTGAAACGGTTTCCCGCGTGACGGGCATCCTGATGGAACCATTCAATCCGTTCCTGCGTGTGAAAGCGAATCCGAAAAAGTTCTCTCCTGAATATCTTGATCAGATCAGCTCCTTTGCCGGGGTTGTGACGGGTCTGGCCCTGCGTGAACAGGGGGATGCGACATGATTAAGATCAATCTTGCCTCTCAGGCAGCATCTTCGGGCGGCGGTTCCATCGGGGCTTCTCTGGGGATTTCTTCTGACTCCTTCATGGGGGCTGATGAGATCCGCAAAGAGGCGTTGAAACGCATCGTGCTGTTGCTGATGGGACCTCTGGCTTTGTACATTTACGAAAACCAGAACGTACCGGGCAAGGTGGCAGAGCTGAACTCCAAGAATCAGATTCTTGCCGAGCTTCAGACCTACAACGCCAAAGCCGCGGATTCCGTGGCCGAGATTAAAAAATTCAAAGAGGACGAGGCTCTGATGGAGGCTCGTATCTCGGCTTTGGAGAAAATTTCCAAAGACCGTCAGCGTGAGATCCGCGTATTGGATCTGCTGCAGACGGTGATTCCGGAAAAAGCCTGGTTGACCCGCATTCAGGTGAATCCGACCCGCGTGAACATTCAGGGTCTTGCTTTAAGTGACTTTGAGGTCTCTCAGTTCCTGGAAGCTTTGACCAAGAGTGTGTTCCTGATGGACGTGAATCTTGTCAGTTCCAGTGAAACGGTGACCGACGGGGTCAGTTTGAAGAAGTTTGAAATCAGTTGTTTGTTGGAGAGAGCAAATGAATAAAATATTTGATCTGCTCGCAGTCCAGACAATTGGTAAAATCCTGGTGATCGGCCTGGGGCTGACAGCCATGTATTGGAACTTCATGTACGATGACGGTTCCGCAGTCGACGCGCAAATCGTGACTGTGAACCAGCAGTTGCAGGAAGAAGAAAATAAAAAGAAAGACACCGATGCAACTCTGAAACAAGTTCAGGAGATGCAGGAAAAAGTCGGTCAGCTCAGCCAGAAGTATCAGGAGATCTCCCGTCGTTTGCCGGCGGTGCTTTTCTCTATTGATATCAATAAGGCGATCGATGATTTCGCCCGTAATGCCGGCGTCAGCGTGAAATCGAAAAAACCGGGTGAAAACATTAAAAAAGAAGTCGTGGAAGAAGTTCCTGTCGAAGTGTCCCTTGAGGGCACTTACGCAGAACTGGCTCAGTTCACTTTCCTGGTTTCCACGGCCGAGCGTATGGCGCGCGTTCAGAATGTTGTTATTTCTGAAAGCGAACCGGGCTCCCGTAAATTGAAGTTTGAAGGACAGGTGGTTGGTTACAAGCTGGCCCCTGAAGAGAAGAAGCCTGCTACAACGGAGAACCCACAGTGAAGTCTGTAAGATGGATTGTATCTTACATTTTAGTGGCCTCTCTGGGACTTTGGCTGGCCTTTGCGGTCAGCATGAAGTTCATGGCGCCGGCGCATTCTCAGGATGCTCCGTCCAACGGCGATCTTCCCGCAGAATTCATGAAAGAGGTTGAAAACACCCAGGTGCCTCCAGCCGGTGGCACACCTGCGGGCAGTCCGCCTCCTGCGGGCACTCCGGCCGAAACACCACCGGCGGCACAAACTCCGCCACCAGCGGATGTGCCTGCACAGATTCCTCCGCCTCCGGCAAATGAAATGCCGGTTGGGGACCAGATGACAGCTCCGGCTCCGCAGCAGATTTTGTCCAGTGATGGATATATCTATGATCCGACCGGAAAAAGAGACCCGTTTAAGGTCTTTAAAACGGTCCGCCCAACGGGTCCGGAAGCGGCTCGTCCAAACGAGATTCTCGAGCCCCTGCAGCGCTGGGAAGTTGATCGTTTACAGGTTGTGGGTATTTTGTGGGATGTAAGAACACCTCGTGCGATGATCAAAGATCCGGACGGGGCTGTATTTGTAGTGACTAAAAACTCCAAGATTGGCCGAAGCGAAGGATTCGTGGCGGCGATCCGTGAAGGGGAAGTAGTTGTCGTGGAAACGAAATACGACGACGGCAAAGCCTTTAAAGAGTCACGCATTATGGAGTTGAAAAAATAGTTATCTTTTAAGAGGAGGAACTAATGAACGGATTCATTAGATTAGTAATCCTGAGCGCAATGATTGCCTCTCTGACTTCCTGTGCAAGCCGCCCGGTTGAAGACGATCTGTCTTTGGATGGCATGGACTCGTCCGCGGATGTGATGTCTGCTGACGACAGCGCTCCAGCGGCTGAATCAGCCTCTGATGACTTTGCAGAATTCGATGAAATCGACAATCAACAGCCAGCTCAAGCTGAATCTCAAGCGGCTCCTGCCGGTGACCAGGATCTGGCCATCGAAGAGGAAGTGAACGAGGCGGGCGGTCAGGAACAGGTGGCCGATGCGCCAGCTCCTGCTCCGGAAGAAACCAGCCCGACGGAAGATCCGTTTGCTGACAGTTCTGTTGCGGATGTTCCTGCTCAGACTCCAGAACCGACGGTGACTGAAACCACGCCAGATCCGTTTGCGGATCAGCCGCCGGTTTCCGAGCCGGCTCCGGCACCAGTGACTGAAACGATTGCCGCTGTTCCATCCGGAGCTCCGGCAAATATCACGGACCTTAAATTCCGCGCCAATGAAACAGGTGGAACTGTGATCGTGCAGGGGGATCGTCCTTTGACGTACACCACCCGTACAAATCCGGATCTGCGCCAGTTCATCATTGAAGTGGACAACGCCAATCTTCCAGATCGTTTGAAACGCTCTTTGAACACCAAAGACATCAAAGGCAGCGTGGGTGCGATTGATGCTTATCAAAACCCGGGTTCTGCTACCGCACGCTTTGTGATCCAGATGCGTGAAGGCGTGGGTGAGCCGGCGGTTCAGCAGGAAGGCAACAGCCTTCTGATCGTGGCCAGCGGATCTGCTCCGGCAGAGGCGATGGAAGTAACTGATGTCAGCACGGCGATGGAAGACAATAACATCCTGCCAAGCCAGAATCTGACAGAGTTCCTTGCCGGCAACACCAAGTTCTACGGTAAAAAGATCTCTATCGAGACCAGCAACATGGATATCCGTGACGCTTTGAACTTCATCACTGAAGAATCCGGCGTGAACATGGTGATCTCTGAAGACGTTAAAGGTGCGGTCAGCCTGAAACTGCGTCAGGTTCCCTGGGACCAGGCGCTGGTTGTGATCATGAAAGCCAAAAAACTGGGTTACACCCGTCAGGGCAACGTTTTGCGTATCGCTCCACTTCAGGATCTGAAAGCGGAAGAAGATGATGCAACAAAACTGGCTCAGGCCAGAAAGAACCTGGAACCTTTGAAGGTTCGCATGTTCCCAGTCAGCTACGCGAAAGTGGACGAGCTAGAAAAGAAGATCAAAGACTTCCTGGGTGACCGTGGCCGTGTGGTCGGCGACGTTCGTACGAATGCTTTGGTTGTGACCGATATCGAAGAAAACCTGGAAAGAGCAGCCCGTCTGATCGCCAGCCTTGATACGCAGCCCGCTCAAGTTTCCATTGAGGGTAAAATCGTTGAGGCGAAAGAAAGCTTCACTCGCAATATCGGTGTGAACTGGAGTGCGACGGGCGCGCCAATCAAGCTGGGTTCCACGGCGCGTGGTCCGGTGAACATGAATCCATCCTTCAACGTGAATCAGAGTGCGGCGGGTTCCTCCGGTGCTTTGAACTTCAATCTGAATGTGGGTACTTTGGACATCTTTGGCACTTTGTCAGCGGCTCTGGCCCTGAACGAAAGCGAAGAGCAGGTTAAAATCATCTCCGCTCCGCGTATCATGACCCTGTCCAATGAAAAAGCCGACATCAATCAGACGACGGAAGTTCCGGTTCGTCAGGTGACTCAGAATGGTACGGCGACTCAGGAAACGTTCCAGTTCAAACCGTTGACGCTGAAACTTGAGGTGACTCCACAGGTAACGGCGGATGGATCTGTTATCATGAAAGTACTGGTTAACAGACAATTCCGTGGTGCTGACGTGTCCAGTGCCGGTCAGGGTGCTTTTGCGGTGAACAGCCGTGAAGCCAACACCCGTGTCCTGGTGAAAAACGGCCAGACCGCTGTTATCGGTGGTATCTATCAAAGTGATGCGACAGACGGTGAGATTGGTGTTCCTTGGTTCCGCGAATTGCCATTTGTAAGTTATCTGTTTAAGACCAAGAACATCTCCAAGGAAAAGTCTGAGTTGCTGATCTTCCTGACCCCAAGAATCATGGGTCAGATTGATTCCAACGCAGGCAACCCGACAACCACCGATTTCTAACGAGGAGGACCCATGCGACACTGGAAAGTTTTATTGTTGGCATTGGTGGCAGTAACCCTGCCAAACTGCTCGCAGACTGAAAGTGATCTGCAGGTGACGGTTTCTCCGTCCCGCACTTATGTGATCAACGCTTCGGCAAAGAGCTGTATAACCAAAAAAACGGA is from Bdellovibrio bacteriovorus str. Tiberius and encodes:
- a CDS encoding prepilin peptidase, with the protein product MFDLDTGFYVLFFVLGAIFGSFGNVVIYRLPREESVVKPRSYCYSCKTQIKWYDNIPILSWFILRGKCRKCHAKFSFRYPLVEIIMAVLFALCYHYAGLTWTLLEYLIFIFGLVVCTFIDLDHMILPDEFTLSGIVIGLVGAALNPQREFLDALFGVLMGGGFLWGMAYVYYMFTKNEGMGGGDIKLLAWIGAIVGWKAIPFVIMTSAIVGSVIGLIAARKQKAGLKTVIPFGPYLALGAVIYLFGGEVIALWYLGLFLPAV
- the pilM gene encoding type IV pilus assembly protein PilM, whose product is MFFKSKKVIGLDIGSSSIKLAEMDVSGKGAQLLSFGFAPTPPNAVSGGEIVDIASVGIAIQQLINEVKTKRKSISTAMWGTAVIVKKITIPKMDRKLIKDQIRFEAEQYIPFDINNISLAHHILNSSASPDAMDILLIAAQNELVTQYTQVIEVSGLTCGVLDVSGFALANAFELNYGKIPGEVIGILNFGASITNFVVLQNGEVIFCRDIPVGGANYTNEIHKAMGVTVAEAEALKLSAISRREVPDEVHSIISATNEAVTEEIRSSLDFLSATTNGLVLSRCFYTGGSSATSGLVETVSRVTGILMEPFNPFLRVKANPKKFSPEYLDQISSFAGVVTGLALREQGDAT
- a CDS encoding PilN domain-containing protein → MIKINLASQAASSGGGSIGASLGISSDSFMGADEIRKEALKRIVLLLMGPLALYIYENQNVPGKVAELNSKNQILAELQTYNAKAADSVAEIKKFKEDEALMEARISALEKISKDRQREIRVLDLLQTVIPEKAWLTRIQVNPTRVNIQGLALSDFEVSQFLEALTKSVFLMDVNLVSSSETVTDGVSLKKFEISCLLERANE
- a CDS encoding type 4a pilus biogenesis protein PilO, coding for MNKIFDLLAVQTIGKILVIGLGLTAMYWNFMYDDGSAVDAQIVTVNQQLQEEENKKKDTDATLKQVQEMQEKVGQLSQKYQEISRRLPAVLFSIDINKAIDDFARNAGVSVKSKKPGENIKKEVVEEVPVEVSLEGTYAELAQFTFLVSTAERMARVQNVVISESEPGSRKLKFEGQVVGYKLAPEEKKPATTENPQ
- a CDS encoding pilus assembly protein PilP, translated to MKSVRWIVSYILVASLGLWLAFAVSMKFMAPAHSQDAPSNGDLPAEFMKEVENTQVPPAGGTPAGSPPPAGTPAETPPAAQTPPPADVPAQIPPPPANEMPVGDQMTAPAPQQILSSDGYIYDPTGKRDPFKVFKTVRPTGPEAARPNEILEPLQRWEVDRLQVVGILWDVRTPRAMIKDPDGAVFVVTKNSKIGRSEGFVAAIREGEVVVVETKYDDGKAFKESRIMELKK
- the pilQ gene encoding type IV pilus secretin PilQ family protein codes for the protein MNGFIRLVILSAMIASLTSCASRPVEDDLSLDGMDSSADVMSADDSAPAAESASDDFAEFDEIDNQQPAQAESQAAPAGDQDLAIEEEVNEAGGQEQVADAPAPAPEETSPTEDPFADSSVADVPAQTPEPTVTETTPDPFADQPPVSEPAPAPVTETIAAVPSGAPANITDLKFRANETGGTVIVQGDRPLTYTTRTNPDLRQFIIEVDNANLPDRLKRSLNTKDIKGSVGAIDAYQNPGSATARFVIQMREGVGEPAVQQEGNSLLIVASGSAPAEAMEVTDVSTAMEDNNILPSQNLTEFLAGNTKFYGKKISIETSNMDIRDALNFITEESGVNMVISEDVKGAVSLKLRQVPWDQALVVIMKAKKLGYTRQGNVLRIAPLQDLKAEEDDATKLAQARKNLEPLKVRMFPVSYAKVDELEKKIKDFLGDRGRVVGDVRTNALVVTDIEENLERAARLIASLDTQPAQVSIEGKIVEAKESFTRNIGVNWSATGAPIKLGSTARGPVNMNPSFNVNQSAAGSSGALNFNLNVGTLDIFGTLSAALALNESEEQVKIISAPRIMTLSNEKADINQTTEVPVRQVTQNGTATQETFQFKPLTLKLEVTPQVTADGSVIMKVLVNRQFRGADVSSAGQGAFAVNSREANTRVLVKNGQTAVIGGIYQSDATDGEIGVPWFRELPFVSYLFKTKNISKEKSELLIFLTPRIMGQIDSNAGNPTTTDF